One stretch of Poecilia reticulata strain Guanapo linkage group LG21, Guppy_female_1.0+MT, whole genome shotgun sequence DNA includes these proteins:
- the LOC103457042 gene encoding cell cycle control protein 50A-like produces the protein MMASSYKDEDGHITVSGSGAAAGGGGGSLRNKKPENTAFKQQRLPAWQPILTAGTVLPAFFIIGLMFIPIGIGLYVTSNNIKEFEVDYTGAEMSSPCFTCSQNFSWNSTKPCTCSVPFHLDQPYESNVFMYYGLSNFYQNHRRYVKSRDDSQLNGNEESLRKPSKECEPYAKQGNKPIAPCGAIANSMFNDSLELIYNDPNGSKVQIPLTATGIAWWTDKHVKFRNPGAENTNLTVAFQGTTRPVNWRRPVFQLDSDPDNNGFINEDFIVWMRTAALPTFRKLYRIIQRRSNVHPTLPCGNYTLEVVYNYPVRSFEGRKRMILSTISWMGGKNPFLGIAYISVGSVCFLLGVLLLIIHHKFGNRNNPAEISH, from the exons ATGATGGCCTCCAGCTACAAAGACGAGGACGGACACATCACCGTGTCGGGATCCGGAGCCGCGGCCGGGGGCGGAGGCGGCTCTCTGCGGAACAAGAAGCCTGAAAACACCGCTTTCAAGCAGCAGAGACTCCCGGCCTGGCAGCCCATCCTGACCGCAGGGACCGTCCTGCCAGCCTTCTTCATCATCGGCCTCATGTTCATCCCCATCGGCATCGGCCTCTACGTGACGTCCAACAACATCAAGGAGTTCGAG GTCGATTACACAGGAGCAGAAATGTCCAGTCCGTGCTTTACCTGCTCCCAGAACTTCAGCTGGAACAGCACCAAGCCGTGCACCTGCTCCGTCCCCTTCCACCTGGACCAGCCGTACGAA AGCAACGTCTTCATGTATTACGGACTCTCCAACTTCTACCAGAACCACCGGCGGTACGTCAAGTCCCGAGACGACAGCCAGCTGAACGGAAACGAGGAGTCCCTCAGG AAACCCAGTAAGGAGTGCGAGCCGTACGCCAAGCAAGGCAACAAGCCCATCGCGCCGTGCGGAGCCATCGCCAACAGCATGTTTAACG acTCACTGGAGCTGATTTACAACGACCCAAACGGCAGCAAGGTCCAGATCCCGCTGACGGCCACGGGAATCGCCTGGTGGACGGACAAACACGTGAAGTTCAGGAATCCTGGAGCAGAAAACACCAACCTCACCGTCGCTTTCCAAG GGACGACCCGGCCGGTGAACTGGCGCCGGCCCGTGTTCCAGCTGGACTCCGACCCGGACAACAACGGATTCATCAACGAGGATTTCATCGTGTGGATGCGGACCGCCGCCCTGCCCACGTTCCGGAAGCTGTACCGGATCATCCAGAGGCGGAGCAACGTGCATCCCACGCTGCCGTGCGGCAACTACACCCTGGAGGTGGTGTACA ATTATCCGGTGCGGAGCTTCGAGGGCCGGAAGCGGATGATCCTGAGCACCATCTCCTGGATGGGCGGGAAGAACCCGTTCCTGGGCATCGCCTACATCAGCGTGGGCTCCGTCTGCTTCCTGCTGGGCGTCCTGCTGCTCATCATCCACCACAAATTCGGCAACCGCAACAACCCCGCCGAGATCTCCCACTga